A window of the Haloquadratum walsbyi C23 genome harbors these coding sequences:
- a CDS encoding sulfatase encodes MLAESPENVLFVVMDTVRKDHLSPYGYDRPTTPTLDSFTTDATVFEEAVAPAPWTLPVHASLFTGLYPSQHGASQENPYLEGATTIAQTLSAAGYQTACYSSNAWITPYTHLTDGFDDQDNFFEVMPGEFLSGPLARAWKTLNDNESLRTLADTLVSLGNTAHEYFAGGEGADSKTPAVIDRTIEFIDTADGEFFTFINLMDAHLPYHPPASFREEFAPDVDSDAVCQNSKEYNAGARSIDAEEWADIQALYDAEIAHIDAQLGRLFGWLQQEGLWDETMVIVCADHGELHGEHGIYGHEFCLYDQLVNVPLLIKHPQLDAARRHDQVELIDLYHTVLDAVDIDGGNPNSPGETAIARDRTRSLLSDSYRDFESHAGSPDSDPAQQSSDGSYAFIEYSRPVVELKQLEEKAAAAGVSISEDSRFYSRMRAARRTDAKYVRIDRIPDEAYRLDSDPDEQNSVADAMNADATDIDMNIETKADAITATEATLTAFESAVGGAWTDADGVSNDVTGDTVAEMDADAQERLRDLGYLE; translated from the coding sequence ATGCTTGCTGAATCACCCGAAAATGTTCTCTTCGTGGTGATGGATACGGTCAGAAAAGACCACCTATCGCCGTATGGTTATGACCGTCCAACAACACCCACACTTGATTCGTTCACGACGGATGCAACAGTATTCGAGGAGGCAGTCGCTCCGGCGCCATGGACACTTCCGGTGCATGCCTCATTATTCACTGGATTATACCCATCACAACACGGTGCAAGTCAAGAGAACCCATATCTTGAGGGAGCAACGACGATTGCACAAACACTTTCTGCAGCGGGCTATCAGACCGCCTGTTACTCATCGAATGCATGGATCACCCCGTATACGCATCTCACAGATGGATTCGATGATCAGGATAATTTCTTCGAGGTGATGCCTGGTGAATTTCTTTCCGGACCACTCGCTCGTGCGTGGAAGACATTGAATGATAATGAGTCCCTTCGCACACTTGCTGATACACTTGTCAGCCTTGGCAATACGGCGCACGAATACTTCGCCGGTGGTGAGGGCGCTGATTCAAAAACACCTGCTGTCATCGACCGTACAATCGAGTTTATCGATACCGCTGACGGCGAGTTTTTTACATTTATTAATCTCATGGATGCGCACCTGCCATATCATCCACCAGCGTCATTCCGTGAAGAGTTCGCACCGGACGTTGACTCAGATGCTGTTTGTCAAAATTCGAAGGAGTACAATGCCGGTGCGCGTTCAATTGATGCTGAGGAATGGGCAGACATTCAGGCGCTCTATGATGCTGAGATTGCACATATCGATGCCCAACTCGGGCGATTATTCGGATGGTTACAACAGGAGGGACTGTGGGATGAGACGATGGTTATCGTTTGTGCAGACCATGGCGAACTTCACGGCGAACATGGAATCTACGGACATGAATTCTGTTTGTATGATCAACTGGTCAATGTTCCACTGTTAATCAAACACCCACAATTAGATGCTGCACGTCGACATGATCAGGTTGAACTCATTGATCTATATCATACTGTTCTTGATGCAGTTGATATTGATGGCGGGAATCCAAACTCTCCAGGAGAGACTGCAATAGCCCGCGATCGAACACGATCACTCTTGTCTGACTCCTATCGTGATTTTGAATCGCACGCTGGGAGTCCCGACTCCGACCCTGCGCAACAAAGCAGCGATGGTTCGTACGCATTTATTGAATATTCACGACCGGTTGTCGAACTCAAACAACTTGAAGAGAAGGCAGCTGCTGCTGGGGTGTCAATATCAGAAGATTCACGATTTTACTCACGGATGCGTGCAGCTCGACGGACCGATGCAAAATATGTCCGCATTGACCGGATTCCTGATGAAGCATACCGACTTGATAGTGACCCTGACGAACAGAACTCAGTCGCTGACGCGATGAACGCCGATGCAACGGACATAGATATGAATATTGAGACGAAAGCGGACGCAATCACGGCGACAGAGGCAACCCTCACAGCCTTCGAGTCAGCAGTCGGTGGTGCATGGACGGATGCGGACGGAGTCAGTAATGATGTGACGGGTGATACCGTTGCCGAGATGGATGCTGATGCGCAAGAGCGATTACGCGACCTTGGATATCTTGAATGA
- a CDS encoding NifU family protein, protein MSTETADAENETKELKERVTNFLRRNFPQIQMHGGSAAIQHLDPEAGEVSIQLGGACSGCGISPMTIQAIKSRMVKEISEIETVHADTGMDSGGHGHGGSSPSFPGETSDDSGTSDEGPQAPF, encoded by the coding sequence ATGAGCACGGAAACTGCGGACGCTGAGAATGAAACGAAAGAGCTGAAAGAGCGCGTGACAAATTTCCTCCGCCGAAACTTCCCACAAATTCAAATGCACGGTGGATCCGCGGCAATCCAGCATCTTGACCCTGAAGCAGGTGAAGTTTCAATACAACTCGGTGGCGCTTGTTCAGGGTGTGGCATCTCCCCAATGACTATTCAGGCGATTAAAAGCCGAATGGTCAAAGAAATTTCTGAAATCGAAACCGTTCACGCTGACACCGGCATGGATAGTGGCGGTCATGGACACGGTGGGTCCTCTCCGTCATTCCCTGGTGAGACTTCTGATGATAGTGGAACGTCCGACGAAGGTCCACAGGCTCCGTTCTAG
- a CDS encoding DUF5783 family protein, whose protein sequence is MAEFDPEQFEDKYANYFAELQRAYKNAFESMNNRYDSELIHAIDQQILNESEPFYNTETDSFEIQLPENPTDRLTAIVVDDQKLQTVLETYVDELQQQHRRVFGLDDESEPKV, encoded by the coding sequence ATGGCTGAGTTCGACCCAGAGCAGTTTGAGGATAAATACGCCAATTACTTTGCTGAACTTCAGCGCGCGTATAAAAACGCATTTGAGTCGATGAATAATCGATATGACTCTGAGTTGATTCACGCAATTGATCAGCAAATCCTCAATGAGTCTGAGCCATTTTATAACACAGAGACGGACTCATTCGAGATTCAACTTCCGGAGAATCCAACCGATCGTCTCACTGCAATCGTCGTTGACGATCAAAAACTCCAGACGGTGCTTGAGACATATGTCGATGAACTTCAACAGCAACATCGACGTGTGTTTGGACTTGACGATGAGTCTGAACCAAAGGTCTAA
- a CDS encoding DUF7389 domain-containing protein, which translates to MSEHTQPSRADGESAETSEQATRTEYVGVSLTVKLTRGTGTRDRNKIVVKAKGKTLEDAREDMEILREYIHDLAEDARQIQPEEEDG; encoded by the coding sequence ATGTCAGAACATACCCAACCATCTCGTGCGGATGGCGAATCGGCCGAAACCAGTGAACAGGCGACACGAACGGAATACGTCGGCGTTTCCCTTACCGTGAAGCTTACTCGCGGGACTGGCACCCGCGATCGGAACAAAATCGTGGTCAAAGCGAAGGGCAAGACCCTCGAGGACGCTCGCGAGGATATGGAGATTCTTCGGGAGTACATCCACGATCTCGCTGAGGACGCCCGCCAGATCCAACCCGAGGAAGAAGACGGGTAA
- a CDS encoding DUF7342 family protein: protein MTESPRDGVQSWTESMSARDRIRAVAESLREPRSVNWISEQADAAWSTTNEEVQELVDQGQLRRVEAGETTRYQPDYTRLLFEEIRTLIEKNTREELRSELTAITEEIEEWQATYNVETWEELEQSLADGDLTSAELRDRRDVIAFWRENEEDRRLIKHALELYSDVEAAREQMTDMADRATS, encoded by the coding sequence ATGACCGAATCCCCGCGAGATGGGGTCCAATCGTGGACTGAGTCGATGAGCGCCCGCGACCGCATTCGGGCGGTCGCCGAGTCACTTCGCGAACCCCGCTCAGTTAATTGGATTAGCGAGCAGGCCGACGCCGCCTGGAGCACGACCAACGAGGAAGTTCAAGAACTCGTCGACCAGGGTCAGTTGCGTCGCGTCGAGGCCGGCGAGACCACGCGCTACCAGCCGGACTACACGCGACTGCTCTTCGAGGAGATCCGCACGCTCATCGAGAAAAACACCCGCGAGGAGCTGCGGAGCGAATTGACCGCGATTACTGAGGAAATCGAGGAGTGGCAGGCAACCTATAACGTCGAGACGTGGGAGGAGCTCGAACAGTCGCTCGCCGACGGCGACCTCACAAGTGCGGAGCTTCGGGACCGGCGCGACGTCATCGCGTTCTGGCGCGAGAACGAGGAGGATCGCCGCCTCATCAAGCACGCACTGGAACTCTACTCTGACGTTGAAGCCGCCCGCGAGCAGATGACCGACATGGCTGACCGCGCCACGAGCTAA
- a CDS encoding nucleotidyltransferase family protein — MSFNNRSDALIELLEELTQQDHKYVLVGGYAVSAFNARFSTDLDIVVAPDSKADFVGFLEQQGFEETDSHAKKWFYDTEVIEYEKRLTPQQPIGFDLLVNGLGCRQTEAQWSFDYLYDHSHQQEVSGGTVTTTARVIDGAVLVAAKLHSGRETDLRDVLAVAEEIDLNAVTPHLRRGDDDALREQLERGSEILESDELKHGFRSDFGTSAVSEETVTALQEYLTSQIDHLS, encoded by the coding sequence ATGAGCTTCAACAACCGGAGTGACGCGCTCATCGAACTGCTCGAGGAGCTCACCCAACAGGACCACAAGTACGTTCTTGTCGGCGGGTACGCTGTCTCAGCGTTCAATGCTCGCTTCTCCACGGACCTCGATATCGTCGTCGCGCCGGACTCCAAGGCTGACTTCGTCGGGTTCCTCGAACAGCAGGGATTCGAGGAAACGGACAGTCACGCCAAGAAATGGTTCTACGACACCGAAGTAATCGAGTACGAGAAGCGGCTCACGCCACAGCAGCCGATCGGCTTCGATCTCCTGGTCAACGGACTCGGGTGTCGCCAGACTGAGGCACAGTGGTCGTTCGACTATCTGTACGATCACAGCCACCAACAGGAGGTGAGCGGGGGCACAGTAACGACGACAGCCAGAGTCATCGATGGGGCAGTCCTTGTCGCGGCAAAGCTCCACAGTGGCCGAGAAACGGACCTCCGAGACGTCCTGGCAGTGGCTGAAGAGATCGACCTCAACGCTGTCACGCCCCATCTGCGGAGAGGGGACGACGATGCGCTACGGGAGCAACTTGAGCGTGGATCGGAAATCTTGGAGAGCGACGAACTCAAGCACGGATTTCGGAGTGACTTCGGGACCTCAGCTGTCTCAGAAGAAACGGTCACTGCTCTTCAAGAGTATCTGACTTCGCAAATTGACCACCTGAGCTGA
- a CDS encoding MarR family transcriptional regulator, whose amino-acid sequence MYEVLDDTAAQVILAIESGDSIRRVAQHLYTPYETVRQAVNRLEDAGYVHYDDGLSVVDERVRDAARELVAASAGVSQPSIEEAYVIPQFGDWPFAFTRIDAVYVWTQGGYQVGREPNDYPLFLAVREEDVDAWEAFFESFDLPTEFERQPRHELDGALQIVLEPGASLDIEHVEGYPVIPRAETIEYMRENYAQFQSALAMLDRMYEDIDLGVTYRETERAQP is encoded by the coding sequence ATGTATGAGGTGCTCGACGACACCGCGGCGCAGGTCATCCTCGCTATCGAGAGTGGTGACTCCATCCGTCGTGTCGCCCAACACCTCTACACGCCGTACGAGACGGTTAGACAGGCCGTCAACCGACTCGAAGACGCAGGCTACGTCCACTATGACGACGGCCTCTCAGTCGTTGACGAGCGCGTGAGGGACGCAGCACGAGAGCTCGTCGCTGCCAGCGCCGGCGTCAGTCAACCATCCATCGAGGAGGCCTACGTTATCCCGCAGTTCGGTGACTGGCCGTTCGCATTCACACGGATCGACGCCGTCTACGTGTGGACCCAGGGCGGCTACCAGGTCGGTCGCGAGCCCAACGACTATCCACTGTTTCTGGCCGTCCGTGAGGAGGACGTCGACGCTTGGGAGGCGTTTTTCGAGTCGTTCGACCTCCCGACCGAATTCGAACGACAGCCCCGTCACGAGCTGGACGGAGCGCTACAGATCGTTCTTGAACCAGGGGCGTCCCTCGACATCGAGCACGTCGAGGGGTACCCGGTTATCCCGAGAGCAGAGACGATCGAGTATATGCGTGAGAACTACGCCCAGTTCCAGTCGGCGCTCGCGATGCTCGACCGGATGTACGAGGATATCGACCTCGGCGTCACGTACCGGGAAACGGAACGAGCGCAGCCATGA